A region from the Leptolyngbya iicbica LK genome encodes:
- a CDS encoding ArnT family glycosyltransferase → MPLRDWDEGTVAQVAREMSRGETWAAWLHPQLWGQPYLNKPPLLHSLIAVCFQTFGVQTWVARLPGAILTATSVPMLFLLGREVLPTRLYALMGAGVYLTWLPVVRHGRLAMLDGAVVCFFITLLWLLRRSQRQPWAYLGVGACFAAMCLTKGILGGLLLAIALLWVLWDAPKEWRSPYLWGGVGLGSLPVIGWYALQWQYYGDQFVDVTLLNQNLSRVWDTVEDHQGPPWYYLLELLKYSWPWLIFWPTGLWLTWRSRHTAWAKLILVWTVGYLLTISVMSTKLPWYIYPLYPAMAMTVGVALAATWNRHRHWSGRELTLKRIPLGWAILLALLSVGGAGGMVYASSWGPEPSLALAATGLGVMLTTGLAAYWAVRQQTRFIPILMAGLYASFLALMLSDHWLWELGEAFPVLPVANLINGQVPRDASIYMADFYNRPSLDFYCDRRVVAQPSAALLERWPQETPMYVLTQNLGPYQSGAAKTTTLGMAADWHLVVNQ, encoded by the coding sequence GTGCCGTTGCGGGACTGGGATGAAGGGACCGTGGCGCAAGTGGCTCGAGAGATGAGTCGAGGGGAGACCTGGGCAGCGTGGTTGCATCCTCAACTGTGGGGTCAACCTTATCTCAACAAACCGCCGCTGCTGCACAGCTTGATTGCTGTCTGTTTTCAAACCTTTGGCGTGCAGACTTGGGTGGCGCGACTCCCTGGGGCGATTTTGACGGCGACTTCGGTGCCAATGCTGTTTCTTTTGGGGCGTGAGGTCTTGCCCACCCGGCTTTATGCCTTGATGGGAGCAGGCGTTTATTTGACCTGGTTGCCAGTGGTGCGGCATGGTCGTTTAGCGATGCTGGATGGGGCCGTGGTGTGCTTTTTTATTACGCTGCTCTGGTTGTTGCGGCGATCGCAGCGTCAGCCGTGGGCCTATCTGGGGGTGGGGGCTTGTTTTGCCGCGATGTGTCTGACCAAAGGAATTTTGGGTGGGTTACTTCTAGCGATCGCGCTTCTGTGGGTGCTGTGGGATGCGCCCAAGGAATGGCGATCGCCCTATCTATGGGGCGGTGTGGGGCTGGGTAGCCTCCCGGTAATCGGTTGGTATGCGTTGCAGTGGCAATACTACGGTGATCAATTTGTTGATGTCACGCTGTTGAACCAAAATCTCAGTCGGGTTTGGGATACGGTCGAAGATCATCAAGGCCCGCCATGGTATTACCTGCTGGAGCTCTTGAAATACAGCTGGCCTTGGTTGATATTTTGGCCTACGGGCTTATGGCTGACCTGGCGATCGCGTCATACTGCCTGGGCCAAACTCATCTTGGTGTGGACGGTCGGGTATCTGCTAACGATTTCCGTGATGAGCACCAAACTACCTTGGTACATCTATCCGCTGTATCCGGCGATGGCGATGACGGTGGGGGTGGCTCTCGCCGCTACATGGAATCGCCATCGTCACTGGAGTGGGCGCGAGTTAACCCTCAAACGGATTCCCCTAGGCTGGGCGATATTACTCGCTCTACTCAGTGTGGGCGGAGCCGGAGGCATGGTGTATGCCAGCTCCTGGGGGCCAGAACCTTCGTTAGCTTTGGCTGCTACGGGGTTGGGGGTGATGCTGACGACTGGGCTCGCCGCCTACTGGGCGGTTCGGCAACAAACACGCTTTATCCCCATTTTGATGGCGGGCCTTTATGCGAGTTTCCTTGCTTTGATGCTGTCTGATCATTGGTTGTGGGAGCTAGGGGAGGCGTTTCCGGTATTGCCCGTGGCAAATCTCATCAATGGGCAGGTGCCACGAGATGCATCTATATATATGGCGGATTTTTATAATCGCCCATCGCTGGACTTTTATTGCGATCGCCGCGTCGTTGCCCAACCCTCTGCAGCTTTGTTAGAGCGCTGGCCCCAAGAGACGCCGATGTATGTCCTGACGCAAAATCTAGGGCCTTACCAAAGCGGGGCTGCCAAGACTACGACCCTGGGGATGGCTGCCGATTGGCATTTGGTGGTGAATCAGTAA
- a CDS encoding RNA polymerase sigma factor SigF, with translation MANQTSSLRSRGMEMLIAYKNQPSVELRNRLVRLNAGLVRKIAHRVSHQCSEPYEDLEQIGYLGLIRAIERFNPVQGCAFSSFAVPYIRGEMLHFLRDRGTTVKIPRRWQDLQKEAQKCQGEMIRQLGRQPNDHEMAQALCVSVEEWREVKMANKNRMPLSLDATVCHQIDSSITLGDTLPDTYYQRMQLLEEDRQQLQRAMAQLEDKTRSAIEYVFFNGLSRKEVAERIGVSPMTVTRRIQRGIDQMVAFLQPQALQTEP, from the coding sequence ATGGCTAACCAGACTTCTTCTCTTCGCTCTCGCGGTATGGAAATGCTGATTGCTTACAAAAATCAGCCTTCTGTTGAATTGCGTAATCGCTTGGTTCGCTTGAATGCGGGCCTTGTGAGAAAGATTGCCCACCGTGTCAGCCATCAGTGTTCTGAACCCTACGAAGACCTTGAGCAAATTGGTTACTTAGGCCTCATTCGCGCCATTGAGCGCTTTAACCCTGTTCAAGGATGCGCCTTTAGCTCTTTCGCTGTGCCTTACATCCGTGGTGAAATGCTCCATTTCTTACGCGATCGCGGCACTACTGTTAAGATTCCCCGTCGTTGGCAAGACCTGCAAAAGGAAGCGCAAAAATGCCAGGGCGAAATGATTCGCCAGCTGGGTCGCCAACCCAACGATCATGAAATGGCCCAAGCGCTCTGCGTCTCAGTCGAAGAATGGCGCGAAGTCAAAATGGCCAACAAGAACCGGATGCCCCTGAGCCTCGATGCAACGGTTTGCCACCAGATTGATTCCAGCATCACACTGGGTGATACCCTGCCCGACACCTATTACCAGCGCATGCAACTGCTCGAGGAAGATCGTCAGCAACTCCAGCGAGCCATGGCTCAACTTGAAGACAAAACTCGCTCCGCAATTGAGTATGTGTTTTTCAATGGCTTGTCCCGCAAAGAGGTCGCGGAACGGATTGGCGTCAGCCCCATGACAGTGACCCGCCGCATTCAACGCGGCATCGATCAGATGGTGGCTTTTTTGCAGCCGCAAGCTTTGCAAACTGAGCCATAA
- a CDS encoding mechanosensitive ion channel domain-containing protein produces the protein MAGFNRLFESIQQAVNTPFLRVGNGTLTLSAIAEFLLAILLTILFALVFKKVLAEIVLRRLGLKQGVRESVATIASYGLSTLFCLVLLQTLGVSFASIAVLVGSLGIGIGFGFQDLTRNFISGLALLVEHKLKVGDFIELEGLTGYIVEISLRSTVIRTITQRHIVIPNSELSGNKVINWTYQHTKGWIPIDVSVTHESDAVIVIEALLDSAYLEESVSYEYPPEAYFTGFGEYSLDFVLWVWVNRIDLKHKTESSLRFIIDQNLRQHQIRLASPRYDLWHRNPNVVLKSSVDNYLQHTDLQNISSSFSNPLPKPIATRDLLKAIPYFRDSSPVELRKLVEVGHRRRLESGEILFNEGEPGDAFYIILSGAVSYQLQGYKEPTILKSGQFIGEFSLMLGVPRTVTVVAIEETTVFSISPGGFKQILQSQPKLYNCIVDAMGRHEDELTQQQRRLRELGLINSEYDKNPVGWVKKQLDKLFFPHTP, from the coding sequence GTGGCTGGGTTTAATCGCTTATTCGAGAGCATTCAACAAGCTGTTAATACGCCGTTTCTCCGCGTCGGAAATGGAACCTTAACGCTAAGCGCAATCGCTGAGTTTTTGTTGGCAATCCTCCTCACAATTCTTTTTGCCTTAGTCTTTAAAAAAGTCCTGGCGGAAATTGTCTTACGGAGATTGGGGCTCAAGCAAGGTGTGCGAGAGTCCGTTGCCACCATCGCCAGCTATGGACTTAGTACTCTTTTTTGCTTAGTACTTTTACAAACATTAGGAGTTAGTTTTGCTTCGATTGCCGTTTTAGTCGGCAGTCTTGGTATTGGCATTGGTTTTGGCTTTCAAGACTTAACGCGAAATTTCATTAGTGGCTTAGCATTACTTGTTGAACATAAGCTTAAGGTCGGCGATTTTATTGAGTTAGAAGGTCTTACTGGATATATCGTCGAAATTTCCCTGCGGTCAACTGTGATTCGTACCATTACTCAGCGCCACATTGTCATTCCCAATAGTGAGCTTTCGGGCAATAAAGTCATTAATTGGACTTATCAACACACCAAAGGTTGGATTCCCATTGACGTCAGCGTCACTCACGAAAGTGATGCCGTCATTGTAATTGAAGCGCTGCTCGACTCGGCTTACTTAGAAGAAAGTGTTTCTTATGAATACCCCCCAGAGGCTTACTTTACTGGTTTCGGTGAATATTCATTAGATTTTGTCCTCTGGGTCTGGGTAAACCGTATTGATCTGAAACATAAAACAGAAAGTTCTCTCCGATTTATTATTGACCAAAACCTCCGGCAGCATCAGATCCGGCTTGCATCACCTCGTTATGACTTGTGGCATCGCAATCCGAATGTTGTCTTAAAATCTTCAGTCGACAACTATTTACAACATACTGACCTACAAAATATATCGTCTTCATTTAGCAATCCCTTGCCCAAGCCTATTGCAACCCGCGATTTACTCAAAGCAATTCCTTACTTTCGAGATTCAAGCCCAGTTGAGTTGAGGAAACTGGTGGAAGTTGGCCATCGTCGGCGTTTAGAATCAGGGGAGATTTTGTTTAATGAAGGAGAGCCAGGTGACGCTTTTTATATCATTTTGTCTGGCGCTGTAAGTTATCAATTACAAGGTTATAAAGAACCCACTATTCTAAAATCTGGGCAATTCATCGGTGAATTCTCATTAATGTTGGGCGTACCCAGAACTGTTACGGTCGTAGCAATTGAAGAAACGACTGTATTTTCTATTAGTCCTGGGGGCTTTAAGCAGATACTGCAAAGTCAACCAAAACTTTACAACTGTATCGTGGATGCCATGGGTCGCCATGAGGATGAACTCACGCAACAACAGCGTCGTCTTAGAGAGCTAGGTTTAATTAATAGCGAGTACGACAAAAATCCAGTTGGTTGGGTTAAGAAACAACTGGACAAGTTGTTTTTTCCGCATACCCCATAA
- a CDS encoding glucose-1-phosphate adenylyltransferase, whose protein sequence is MNRVLSIILGGGAGTRLYPLTKTRAKPAVPLAGKHRLIDIPISNCINSNILKIYVLTQFNSASLNQHISRSYGFSGFQQGFVEVLAAQQTPESKAWFQGTADAVRQYLGRFASHDVDEYLILSGDHLYRMDYSAFVRHHRESGADITLSVVPMDEARASSFGLMKINPHGRIIDFYEKPEGEALKHMQVDTTVLGMDTEAAQKMPYIASMGIYVFKRRALLDLLQRRPDYTDFGKEILPEAIHKMRVQAYLFNDYWEDIGTIKAFFDANLALVKQPNPDFSFYNKSAPIYTRARFLPPTKQLECTVIESMISEGCILKSCQIHHSVLGIRSRIESGCLIRNSLLMGADYYQSDFEQDSRCDSPSIPLGIGANSEVSNAIIDKNARIGCNVKIVNKDNVQEADREQDGFYIRNGIIVILKDATLPDGMII, encoded by the coding sequence ATGAATCGAGTCCTTTCTATTATTCTTGGCGGTGGCGCTGGTACTCGCCTGTATCCCTTGACTAAAACTCGGGCAAAACCGGCAGTTCCACTAGCCGGAAAACATCGACTTATTGATATCCCCATTAGCAATTGCATCAATTCCAACATCCTCAAGATTTATGTATTGACACAGTTCAACTCAGCTTCGTTGAACCAACATATTTCCCGTTCTTATGGTTTTTCTGGCTTTCAACAAGGCTTTGTAGAAGTCTTAGCCGCGCAGCAAACACCTGAGAGTAAAGCTTGGTTTCAAGGTACAGCAGATGCCGTACGGCAATATCTGGGGCGGTTTGCATCCCACGATGTGGATGAGTATTTGATCTTGTCGGGCGATCATCTATATCGAATGGATTACAGCGCCTTTGTGCGTCATCACCGTGAGAGTGGTGCAGACATCACCTTGTCAGTGGTGCCAATGGATGAAGCGCGGGCCTCAAGTTTTGGCCTGATGAAAATCAATCCCCACGGTCGGATTATTGACTTTTACGAAAAGCCCGAGGGAGAAGCCCTGAAACATATGCAAGTCGACACAACGGTTTTGGGCATGGACACTGAAGCCGCTCAGAAAATGCCCTATATTGCGTCGATGGGAATTTATGTATTCAAGCGTCGAGCGCTTTTGGATCTATTACAGCGTCGCCCAGATTACACTGACTTTGGCAAAGAAATATTGCCTGAAGCAATTCATAAAATGAGAGTGCAGGCCTATCTCTTCAATGATTACTGGGAAGATATTGGCACCATTAAAGCTTTTTTTGATGCTAATTTAGCGCTAGTAAAACAGCCCAATCCTGACTTTAGCTTTTACAATAAATCTGCCCCTATTTATACGCGAGCGCGCTTTTTGCCGCCGACAAAGCAACTGGAATGTACCGTCATTGAGTCAATGATTAGTGAGGGCTGCATCCTCAAAAGCTGCCAGATTCATCATTCCGTTCTAGGTATTCGCTCTCGAATTGAATCGGGCTGTTTGATTCGCAATAGCTTGCTGATGGGAGCAGATTATTATCAGTCGGATTTTGAACAAGATAGTCGCTGCGATAGCCCTTCCATTCCTTTGGGAATTGGCGCTAATAGTGAAGTTAGCAACGCCATTATCGATAAGAATGCCCGTATTGGTTGTAATGTGAAAATCGTCAATAAGGATAATGTACAAGAAGCTGATCGCGAGCAAGATGGGTTTTATATTCGCAATGGCATTATTGTTATTCTGAAAGACGCTACCCTTCCAGACGGGATGATTATTTAG
- the gmk gene encoding guanylate kinase, giving the protein MTQTLSPNASLLPEATSEHSTSPGRLVVLTGPSGVGKGTLLKRLRQQHPDLYLSTSATTRAPREGEEHGKDYYFVTRDRFEEMIAAGELLEWAEFAGNYYGTPRQPVEVQIERGNQVILEIELKGARQVAQSFPEAFKIFIVPPSPEELERRIRDRGQDDEAAITRRLARSRVELDAADEFDLQIVNDNLEQAVAKLADVLL; this is encoded by the coding sequence ATGACCCAAACTCTATCTCCCAATGCTTCCCTCTTACCTGAGGCGACCTCAGAGCACTCGACATCTCCGGGTCGGTTAGTCGTGTTGACGGGACCGAGCGGCGTCGGTAAAGGGACGTTGCTGAAACGCCTACGACAACAGCATCCCGACCTATACCTATCGACCTCTGCCACCACTCGTGCCCCGCGCGAAGGCGAAGAGCATGGGAAGGATTATTATTTCGTGACCCGCGATCGCTTTGAAGAGATGATTGCCGCAGGTGAGCTGTTGGAATGGGCCGAGTTTGCGGGTAACTATTACGGCACGCCCCGTCAGCCAGTGGAAGTGCAAATCGAGCGCGGCAATCAAGTGATTCTCGAAATCGAGTTGAAGGGAGCTCGGCAAGTGGCGCAATCCTTTCCAGAAGCTTTCAAAATTTTCATCGTTCCTCCCTCACCGGAAGAATTGGAGCGGCGGATCCGCGATCGTGGTCAAGATGATGAAGCCGCCATTACTCGTCGGCTGGCTCGCTCTCGCGTGGAACTAGATGCCGCAGATGAGTTTGACCTGCAAATTGTGAATGACAATCTAGAACAGGCGGTTGCCAAGTTGGCCGACGTCCTGCTCTGA
- a CDS encoding phycocyanobilin:ferredoxin oxidoreductase, translating to MTASPSTSLREQQHPMIRQLADIIETVWQRYLTLSPYQLPEDLGYVEGRLEGEKLIIENACYQAPQFRKQHLELARVGKTLDILHCVMFPNPDYDLPMFGCDIVGGRGQVSAAIVDLSPVSRDRALSAGYRDALAQLPPQNFSQPREIPTWGDIFSEACLFVRPTTPEEEQQFLQQVEGYLTIHCQQAIAATPQPERRGEILAGQNHYCTQQQQNDKTRRVLEKAFGDAWAERYMTTVLFDQAPN from the coding sequence ATGACCGCGTCCCCATCCACCTCTTTGCGCGAACAGCAGCATCCGATGATTCGCCAACTGGCAGACATCATCGAAACAGTTTGGCAACGGTATCTCACCCTCTCGCCTTATCAACTGCCGGAAGATTTAGGCTATGTCGAAGGTCGGCTAGAAGGCGAAAAGCTGATCATCGAAAACGCTTGCTATCAAGCACCTCAGTTTCGCAAGCAGCATTTGGAGTTGGCGCGGGTGGGCAAAACGCTGGATATTTTGCACTGTGTGATGTTTCCCAACCCCGACTATGATTTGCCGATGTTTGGCTGCGATATTGTGGGGGGGCGCGGCCAGGTCAGTGCTGCCATTGTGGATTTGTCGCCGGTGAGCCGCGATCGCGCCTTATCTGCCGGTTATCGAGACGCCTTAGCCCAACTCCCACCGCAAAACTTCAGCCAACCGCGCGAAATTCCCACTTGGGGCGATATATTTTCCGAAGCGTGTTTATTTGTGCGGCCTACAACGCCAGAAGAGGAGCAGCAGTTTTTACAACAAGTGGAAGGGTATCTCACCATCCACTGTCAGCAGGCGATCGCCGCTACCCCCCAACCAGAACGTCGCGGCGAAATTCTGGCGGGTCAGAATCACTACTGCACCCAGCAACAACAAAACGACAAAACTCGTCGCGTGCTGGAAAAGGCGTTTGGTGATGCTTGGGCTGAGCGATACATGACTACAGTGCTATTTGATCAAGCCCCAAATTAG
- a CDS encoding tetratricopeptide repeat protein, giving the protein MGRFKLEFYGNYVVVTAVSVLPLNSQVLPGHNQETYQRLQAAVQAIPPHQIWLATCDNLPLQRQLAATLEESLQHRHPTAATQRLFDIEQPNLVQQLHGWLPPALTDRPPVLQVLGIEQLTHCGSDTQYQFLRSLHQLRPIWPQLNISLLLWLPRPWLKQIRREVPHLGHTVFEFLGEPTPISTIAQQPNFQVAFSAVRDWQFWESSTADSPPAEASHTPGADSPEVTSDLADEPPSEAKASEATAAPLPTISASLWHQLQDDLSDFEASPSPHLRPQEEDVVPIIDPDVDSSPESSLAAAPTEDEADVASHSAQQTWAQVWAEEAAVPWAVPSTLVEAPPAKSPSSEWAIALELRDRVQAGDHSEATLETAIQAYESLQPEHSNTPQRTEALNDLGSLYWLWAQQATTGETYFQRLTHSCELYEMALTPISPHTAPGVLNRLHSNLGSVYSLLAVHQQPAQYLGKAVRAFHRALQYSPVESMPEEYVTLQTHLGTAYWSLAQQTQEATHLHRAIAAYQEALQHSQPQPEPQLYAQLQNNLGIALWSLARHERPVFLLEQAIGAYRTALAYRTREADPAGFAATQNNLGTAYWDLGSHCEASSTAQQQAWRQAIFAYEAAIAAAEPTAQTALSFDLWAAHHSVGVVYDQLAITLAPDTTVQAPLLTQATQHYVTALMGWQAIAAASAGTALQALVRNLQLQARFLGIEQQQRSLSQIPADWLPEIWRKL; this is encoded by the coding sequence ATGGGGAGATTTAAACTAGAGTTCTATGGCAATTACGTTGTGGTCACTGCGGTTTCTGTGCTTCCTCTGAATTCTCAAGTTTTGCCTGGGCATAACCAGGAAACCTATCAACGGTTGCAGGCAGCCGTACAGGCGATTCCTCCGCACCAGATTTGGTTGGCAACGTGTGACAATTTGCCGTTGCAGCGCCAGTTGGCCGCCACGTTAGAAGAAAGCTTGCAGCATCGACATCCGACAGCCGCGACCCAGCGATTGTTTGATATTGAGCAACCCAACTTGGTGCAGCAGCTCCACGGCTGGCTACCGCCAGCGCTGACCGATCGCCCACCCGTGCTCCAGGTACTGGGCATCGAACAATTGACGCACTGTGGGTCGGACACGCAATATCAATTTCTGCGATCGCTGCACCAGCTCAGGCCCATCTGGCCACAGTTGAACATCAGCCTACTGTTGTGGCTCCCCCGTCCCTGGCTCAAGCAAATTCGGCGAGAGGTGCCGCATTTGGGGCACACCGTGTTTGAGTTTCTGGGTGAGCCTACACCAATTTCGACGATCGCCCAGCAGCCGAACTTTCAGGTCGCGTTTTCTGCTGTGCGCGATTGGCAGTTTTGGGAATCATCCACTGCTGACAGCCCTCCGGCTGAAGCCAGCCATACACCTGGTGCAGATTCGCCAGAGGTTACCTCCGATCTCGCAGATGAGCCGCCCTCAGAGGCCAAAGCATCAGAAGCGACAGCCGCCCCTTTGCCGACCATTTCGGCCTCTCTGTGGCACCAGCTCCAAGATGATTTGAGTGACTTTGAAGCATCCCCTAGCCCTCACCTACGCCCCCAAGAAGAGGATGTAGTTCCCATCATCGATCCAGATGTGGATAGCTCCCCCGAATCTTCACTCGCAGCAGCCCCCACAGAAGACGAGGCGGATGTCGCGTCCCACTCAGCTCAGCAGACCTGGGCTCAAGTTTGGGCAGAAGAGGCGGCAGTGCCCTGGGCGGTGCCGTCAACCTTAGTTGAAGCGCCACCGGCAAAGTCGCCATCCTCTGAATGGGCGATCGCCTTAGAGCTGCGCGATCGCGTCCAGGCAGGCGACCATAGCGAGGCGACCTTAGAGACAGCTATCCAGGCTTACGAGTCCCTACAACCCGAGCACTCCAACACGCCCCAACGTACCGAAGCCTTGAATGATTTGGGCAGTCTTTACTGGTTATGGGCCCAGCAAGCGACCACCGGAGAAACCTATTTTCAGCGGCTGACCCATAGCTGCGAACTCTATGAAATGGCGTTGACACCCATTAGTCCGCACACTGCCCCCGGTGTGTTGAACCGCTTGCACAGCAATTTAGGCAGCGTTTACAGTTTGCTGGCCGTTCATCAACAGCCCGCGCAGTATTTAGGCAAAGCGGTGCGCGCCTTTCATCGGGCGTTGCAATATTCTCCCGTCGAGTCGATGCCCGAGGAATATGTGACGTTACAGACCCATTTGGGCACCGCCTATTGGAGTCTGGCGCAGCAAACCCAAGAGGCAACCCATTTACATCGGGCGATCGCGGCTTATCAAGAAGCGCTACAGCACTCGCAACCGCAGCCTGAACCGCAACTCTATGCGCAGCTGCAAAATAATTTAGGCATCGCACTGTGGAGTTTGGCCCGTCATGAACGGCCCGTGTTCTTGCTGGAGCAGGCGATCGGAGCCTACCGTACCGCCCTGGCATATCGCACCAGGGAAGCCGACCCCGCAGGGTTTGCCGCCACTCAAAACAATCTCGGTACCGCCTACTGGGATTTAGGCAGTCACTGCGAAGCATCATCCACGGCCCAGCAACAGGCTTGGCGACAGGCCATTTTCGCCTACGAGGCCGCGATCGCCGCCGCTGAACCGACGGCCCAAACTGCGCTCAGTTTTGATCTGTGGGCCGCCCACCACAGCGTCGGGGTGGTGTATGACCAATTGGCCATTACCCTAGCGCCCGACACAACTGTCCAGGCCCCATTGTTAACCCAAGCCACTCAGCATTACGTCACGGCCCTGATGGGTTGGCAAGCGATCGCCGCCGCCTCTGCCGGGACCGCCTTGCAAGCCTTAGTGCGCAATTTACAGCTCCAGGCCAGGTTTCTGGGCATTGAGCAACAGCAGCGATCGCTGAGCCAAATTCCCGCCGACTGGCTACCCGAGATTTGGCGCAAACTGTAA
- a CDS encoding RidA family protein has product MLKHITLPDNVLPPVAPYSHAVRAGDFLFVTGQLPEDPKSGAVQKLAIADQTHQVMENLKRVLDHAQTGFDRVVMARVFVTDFRYYDTVNEIYASYFDQQKLPSRTTVGVTALAGYGDIEIDLIVYCGS; this is encoded by the coding sequence GTGTTAAAACACATTACTTTGCCTGATAACGTCTTGCCGCCCGTGGCACCTTATTCTCACGCTGTCCGAGCGGGGGATTTTTTATTTGTGACGGGTCAACTGCCCGAAGACCCCAAATCTGGTGCAGTTCAGAAACTGGCGATCGCCGATCAAACCCACCAGGTGATGGAAAATCTGAAGCGCGTCTTAGACCATGCCCAAACAGGATTTGACCGAGTAGTCATGGCTCGCGTTTTCGTCACCGACTTTCGGTATTACGACACAGTAAATGAGATTTACGCCAGCTATTTTGATCAACAGAAATTGCCAAGCCGCACGACGGTAGGCGTCACCGCTCTCGCCGGATATGGCGACATTGAAATTGATCTGATTGTCTATTGCGGTAGCTAA